The genomic DNA TGGATGTCGAGCCAGATCTTGCTCAGGGCAATCTCTTCCATCTGGTGCTCCTGCTAGTGTGGTAGGGCGGCGGGGCGTGGTGACGGGCTGGATGACGATGAAACGGGGATGCAAAGGTACGGGCGCGGGTATGGCAGTGTCAAAATCCATGCTATGGAACTAATTTCTTATTATAGCAAATAATACTCATTTTGTCAATGATTAGGCGCACAGCCTGCCGCCGCGCCACTTGTGACATAATTCATAAATACCGTCCCGGTGCCGTGGTACAATTCGACTGATGAATGAAGAACACAAACGACATGACAGTGAGCTGCTGGCCCGCCGCGCCGCCCAGGTGCAGCAGGGCGGGGCGCGGGCGGCCGTGCTGGGTGTCAATGACGGCCTGGTCAGCACCTTGTGTATCGTGCTGGCCGTAGCCGGTGCCGGCAGCAGCCAGCAGACCGTACTGCTGGCCGGCGTGGCCGGGCTGGTGGCCGGTTCGATCTCGATGGCGGCGGGCGAATGGATCTCCGTCAAATCGCAAGTAGAGCTGTTCCAGGGCGTCCTGGGTGACCTCAAGCAGATGATCAAGGACGATAAAGAACTGTTGGTAGAGCAGCTGCGCGACAGTCTTGAAAAGAACGGCTACAGCACTGACACGGCCGGACGGGCCACCCGCGAGCTGGCCACGAATGAACACCACCTGTTCAACCGCTTATCGCAGCATGTCATCGGGCTGAACCCCGAGCAGCTGGGGTCGCCGTGGGTGGCGGCTATATCCTCGTTTTTGCTGTTCGCGGTCGGGGCGCTGATAGCGCTGGCGCCGTGGTTCTTCGGCGGCGGGCCGTTCGCCATTATCCTGTCTATCGTCCTGACGGCTTTGGGAGGCCTGGCGGTCGGGGCGTACATCGGTATTTCCAGCGGCAACAGCGTGTCGCGCGCGGCCATGCGGCAGCTGCTTATCATTCTGCTTGCTTCGGCCGTGACCTATAGTGCTGGGCAAATTTTTGGCACGGTCATCTAGCCGTATCGGGCGAGTGACGCTAACTGTGGTACTGTAGTGGGGATATGCGTCAAAAGTTAGTGCAGGCGTACCAGAGCCCGTTCCTCCGGCAGAATGCTGTCTTTTTTGTGGGCTCCATGGTCGTGGCGGCTTTGAATTACCTGTACTACCCGGTGCTGGCCCGCCTGCTGAGCACTGAGGCGTTCGGCGAGCTGCAGGTGCTGGTCTCGGTGGTGACGCAGGCGGCCATATTGCTGCAGGTCTTCAGCCTGGTGGCGACGAACATCGTCGTCAACGAAAAACATAAGGACGCCACCAACGCGGTGCTGAGCGAGCTGCAGAAACTATCGCTCTGGATGGGCGTGGTCTTTGCGGCGGCGGTGGCGGCGCTGGCACCGGTGCTGCAGGCGGCTTTGAAGTTTGAGTCGGGGTTGCCGTTTGTGGTGATCGGGTTGATATTCCTCGCATCGATTCCGCCGACGTTCACCGGGGCGTATCTGCGCGCTAAAAAGGATTTCAAGAGTGCGTCGCAGACGCAGGCGCTCGGCTCGGTGGCGAAACTGGTCTTTTCGGCGGCGCTGGTGTTCATCGGCTTCCAAGCGTTGGGGGCGGTCGTCGGGCTGCTGATCGCGCAGATCGTGACGGCGGTATACACTGCACACCGTGCCCGCAACCTCGGCTATAGGTTTATGAAGGGCAAGGGGCGCGGCGTGGACATTTCGTTGGTGCGGCCGCACATCAAATATGCCATCTTTGTGCTGATTACATCGCTCATCACCACTGGTATGGTGACAATTGATTCTATCGCGGTAAAATACTTCCTTTCGCCCACGGAAGCCGGTTTGTACGGCGGCATTTCCACTATCGCACGCATCATCTACTTCCTGACGGGCTCAATCGGGCTGGTATTGCTCTCCTCCGTAAAACTCGAGCAACTCCCCGCCAAAAACGTCTCGCTTCTGCTCCGTTCTTTTGCGCTGACGCTGGGCCTGGGCGGTTCGGCCCTGTTGGTCTTCGCCTTGTTCCCGTCGTTCATCATCCACCTGCTGATGGGGCCGCGCTATGACGAGTATGCCCATTACCTGCCGCTGCTGGCTGCGGCGATTCTTGCCATTTCATTAAGTCAGTTGCTGACGCAGTATCACATTGCGCTGCGGCACTTCGTGGTGGCGGTGCCGGTGGTGTTGGGAGCGCTGGTGATGGCGGTGGCATTGCTGGTGCACCACCAGAGCATCGAAGCGATTATCCAAAGTTTGGCAATCGGCAGCGCGACGCTGCTGGGCGGGCTGTTGCTGTGGACGGCCAGCCGGGCGTTGCCTCGTGCGTAGTGAGTGTAAAGTTTCAGACGCACAACATTATGTAAAGTTTTAACTAGAACTTTACATAACGTTGACTCTTATGTAATTTTATCGTATTAACTTTACATAAGACATTTTTTATGAAAAACTAGAATTGTGAAAACCTACCAATCCGGCGTCCTCAGGCGAGCAAATGCAGATACTGGCTACGAATACCAGTATTTCTTGCCGTCTTTCATTCCTACGAAGTACCAGCCACGCGACCCGACATTGGCGCGGTTGCTAGAAGAGGCGACTCACAGCCTGGGTGAGCTTAATGCATATGCCCGGTTCGTCCCGGACATTGACTTCTTTATCCGTATGCATGAAACAAAAGAGGCGACTGCTTCAAACAAAATCGAAGGAACCAAAACCAATATCGGCGAAGCGGTCATGCGTGAAGAGGATATCGCGCCAGAGCGTCGTGATGATTGGCGAGAAGTACAGAACTATATCAAGGCCATGGGCTACGCAATTGTTCAATTGGATGAAATGCCATTGATCATGCGTTTGCTTGGAGAGACCCACAAAATCTTATTGAGCGGAGTGCGTGGCGCTGGCAAGCAGCCTGGTACGACTCGCCAATCTCAAAACTGGATAGGAGGAGCGACACTAAAGGACGCGAGATTTGTGCCGCCCCATCACTACCATGTACCAGAGTTATTGAGCGATTTGGAAAAGTTCTTGAATAAAGACAACTTAAACATGCCCTTGTTAATGAAGGCGGGTATAGCTCACTACCAGTTCGAAACCATCCATCCTTACCTAGACGGTAATGGCAGATTGGGGCGTCTTCTTATCATCCTCTACCTTATGCAGCAGGGGATGTTGGATAAGCCTGTGTTGTACTTATCGCAGTTTTTCGAAGCGCACCGTCAAGAGTATTACGAAGCGCTCAATATCGTCAGGACTCATAGCGATCTGGAGCAGTGGCTTAAGTTCTTTTTCGTCGGTGTCAGTGAAACTGCCAAAGGGGCCGTCGCAACTCTACAAGCCGTCATGCAGCTTAGGGCGGAGGACAACGTGAAAGTATTGGGCCTGGGCAGACGCGCAAAGCGTGCGAGTGATCTGGTGGAGCGTCTCTATAAAGATCCCATAATCTCTGTCAATCAAGCTGCTCAACTATTAAATGTTACGCCTCAGGCGGCTAACGCACTTGTGCGTGAGTTGGTAAGAATCGGCATTCTCAGTGAAATAACCGGAACGCAGCGAAATCGTCTGTTTGCATACCAAGCGTATCTCGCCTTGTTCGCAGACAATAAGTAGGGTGCTTTTTAGTTATACACCCTTATCCAATCCACCTTGATCCAGGCGGCGCCATCAGTGTTGCCATACCAGTCCAGCCGGATGGCCATGCGCATCGGGCCGGGCGGGAAACGGCTGGTGTCGGTGGCGATGAATGATTGGGCGCCGTCGATGTAGCCGCGGATCTCGGTGGGCGTCCATTCAACGGCATAATTGTGGTACTGGCCGATATCGACGCTCTGCGAGCTTTGCTGGATAAAATCCGTCGGACCGTAATGCAGTCGGAAACGCACGTTCTGCGGGCCGCCGTCGCCGTTGGTCTCCAGCCATTCGATCTGGCCGTCGTCGGGCCAGTCGCCGCTGGCCGGCCACAGCATGAGCACGGGGTGGTAGTTGGGCGTGCCCATCAGTACACGTAGCCGCGCCTCCCAGCGGCCGTACTGGCGGGAGGAGGTAGAGATGATGCCGCCGCTGTTGCCATTCGGGTCGCCAAGTATGTCGAGGGTGTTACCGGTGAGAAAGACATTATCAGGATCGAAAGTGCCTTGGCCCTGGTAGCCAAAGCCGCTGTACGCCGTCCAGTCGCTGCCCAGGCTGCCGCCGTTGAATTCATCGCCGCCCACGGGCGTGCCCCAGTCGTAGAGCACGGCGGCCTCGGTGCTGCCGACATTCGAGCTGTCGAAGGCTTTTTCCAGCTTGAGCGGCAGCATGAAGCCGCCAAAGGTCATGCCTTCGAACTTCAGCGGTTTTTCGACGCCGCCTTCCCAGAGGTAAAGCTTATCGCTCATTATCGTTCACTATCGTTTACCCCAAATCCCAGACCGTCAGCTCGTCAATATACGTCTCGCGCGAGGTGCTGGAGCTGCCACCCAGCAGCCACGGAATGACATTGCCGGCGGCGGAGTAGGTGTTGTCGGTGGTAGAGACCATCCAGGCGCCCGGTTCGTCATCGGTGTCTTCCCAGATACGGGCCCAGATCTGGTTGCCGATCCAGCGGACGCGGACCCAGTAGTAGGTGCCGGCAGAGTAATAGAACGGCGTGGTACTTAGTGTGGTGTCGCTGGCGGCGGCGATGCGGACGATACTGAAGGAGTCGCCCGCCGGGTCAAGGTAGATGCTGTACATGTTGTCGATGTTGGTGGCGCGGAAACCAAAGGCCGGGTAATTCTCAGAAAGGGTGATGACTTCCATCTCAAGCAGGGCTTCGCCGTCCTGGACGCCAGGGCGTGAGGCGCCTTTATAGCCATAAGAAGTCGCGCCGGTGACGATGTGGCCATCGTTGCTCTCCAAGTCGACGTGTCCGCCGGCGCTGCCGACGGTCGTCCAGCCGGCCGGCCATGGATCGCTATCAAAGCCGGTGTACGTGGTGCGGTAATGCACGGTCGGCTCGCGGCGCAGAATGATGGTGCCGTCGGGCAGGCCGGCAGGCACGTCCTCTACATAATCGAGGATGGTGATGTTGAAGGGGTTGTTGGCCCACTCCAGGCCGGAGGCGGTGGAGGAATTGGCGGTGAGTACCTGGCCGTTGCTGCCGGCGGCGAGGCGGGCGATGGTGTTGTCGGCGGTTCCCACCAGTAAGTCACCCTTGGCGTCGACGCTCGATGCCTGGATGGCGCCGGTGATGCGGCTGTCGTCGCCGCGGGCGGCCGTGGTGCTGCTGGTGCCGTACTGTACGGAGAGTGTGCGGTTGACGGTCAGGTCGCCGCCGCCGCTGAGGCCGGTGCCGGCGGTGATGGTGCGGGCGCTGTCGGCCTTGGCATCAAGCGCGGCTTGGGTGGCGCTAGAAACGGGCTTGCTGGCGTCACTGGTGTTATCGACGTTGCCGAGGCCCACATCGGCCTTGGTCAGGACTACGACGCCGGTCTGACCATTGACGGAGTCAACGGCGCCCGAGCCGGTTGGCGGTGCCGCCCAGGTACCGTCGCCGCGCAGGAAGGTGGTGGCATTGGCCGTGCCGCTGATGGTGATGTCATTCAGGTCGTGGATGTGGCTGGTGTTGGCCTTGCCGTCCAGGGCGGTCTGGGTAGCGGTGGAGACCGGCTTGTCGAGGTCGGCGGTATTGTCGACCCAGTTCAGGCCGACATCGGCCTTATCGAGTGCCAGGTCGCCTTTGAAGCCGGCCGGCGTCACGTTGGTCCAGGCACCGGCTTTGCGCTGGAGGATGTCGTCGTTGCTGGGCGAAAGGCCGGCGATAGCCGTCAGGTCGAGGTCGGCCGGTTGGGCGCCGACATCATCGGCATCCAGCACTACCACGCCGGTCTGGCTGTTGACGGAATCAACCGCACTGCCATCGCCGGAAGGTGGTGCCGCCCAGGTGCCGTCGCCGCGCAGGAAAGTGGTGGCGTCGGCGGTGCCGGTGGCGTTGATCTCGTCCACGTCGTGGTTGTGGGCCGTATCGGCCTTGCCGTCAAGGGCGGTCTGCGTGTCGGTAGAAATGGGCTTGTCGGCGTCGCTGGTGTTGTTGACGTTGCCCAGGCCCACATCCGCGGCGGCCAGTACCACGTCGCCGGTCTGGGTGTTGACGGAGGTAACGGCGCTGGCGGCGTTCAATTTGGCCTGGACGGCCGGGTCGAGTTTGGCTTCGGCGATGGTGTCGTTGGCGATGTTGTCGTTGGTGACGGCGTAGAGCGCCAGCTTGGCACCGGTGACGGCGGCGTTGGTCAGCTGCAGGGTGTCGACGGTGTCGTTGGCCAGCTGGGCGCCGGTGACGGCGTTGTTGGCAATTTTTTCAGAAGTAACAGCATCGTCTGCCAGTTTGGCGGTGGTGATGCTGCCGTCGGCCACCGTGCCGCTGCTGTTGAGCTTGGCCTGGGCGGCGGCGTCCAGTTTGGCTTCGCTGATGCTGCCATCCGCGATGGTTTGCAGTGCGGAGTCGGCTTTATCGAGGCTGGCCTGCACGCCGACGGAGAGCTTGGCGGCGGTAATTGCTCCATCCTGCACCTTCAGGGCGGTGACGGCATCGTTCGCCAGCTGTACTTCGCCGACTGCACTGTTGGCGAGTTCGGCCGATGTAACGGCATTGTTAGCAATCTTGATAGTGGTGACGGCACCATCAGCCAGTTTTGCAGTAGTGATGCTGTCATCGGCTACGCCACTGCCAACAGTATTCAGTTTAGTCTGAACGGCTGCGTCCAACTGTGCTTCGGTAATGGCTCCATCGGCAACCTTGGCCGTGGTAACTGCATCGTCGGCAAGTTTACTGGTGCCCACGACGCCATCGCCTAATTTGGCCGTAGTCACCGCGTCATCCGCCAGCTTGGCGGTGGTGACTGCACCATCCGCAACGCCGCCGCCCACGGTATTCAGCTTGGTCTGCACTGCAGCATCCAGCTGCGTCTCGCTGACCGCGCCATCGGCGATCTTGGCAGTGGTGACCGCGCCATCGGTAATCTTCAGGGTCGTCACAGCGCCGCTGGCCAGCTTGGTAGTACTGACGGCGTTGCTGGCGATGTGTGCGGTCGTGACGGCAGAGGCCTTTATCTGCCCGCCATCAATGGCATCACTCTTAATGGAGCCGTCGGCCGCCAGGCTTTGGCTAAGGAAATCGTTGAGAATCTCGCCCCAGGTACCCTCATCCTGGCCCGGGTTGGGCAGTCGCGCCATCTGTATCCGTTGTTCCTTTTGATAACCCTACACTATGCTTTTATTTTAACACGACCGTTTTGAAAATGGCAGCTGCTATACGTCACAAAACGCCTATGCCATATGTGATATACGGCCGCGTCAGAAATAGTTTGCTAAATCAAAATAATGTTATACAATATAAGTATGACCAGGCGCACCGCCGGTCATCCCCCTACGAAAGGATTTCGTCGCACCTGCTCGCATCCCATCACTGCGGATCGTCCGCACACACAGCTCGGCACCACTGAGCGGGCCCATGGGGCCTCATCTCTGCGAAGGAAAGGTATGAAACAGCTTCGAAGCGTTCTGCCGGCCGTGCTGCTTGTGCTCGGACTGGTAGTGACGGCAGCCCTCAGCGGCTGCGGCG from Candidatus Saccharibacteria bacterium includes the following:
- a CDS encoding VIT1/CCC1 transporter family protein, with protein sequence MNEEHKRHDSELLARRAAQVQQGGARAAVLGVNDGLVSTLCIVLAVAGAGSSQQTVLLAGVAGLVAGSISMAAGEWISVKSQVELFQGVLGDLKQMIKDDKELLVEQLRDSLEKNGYSTDTAGRATRELATNEHHLFNRLSQHVIGLNPEQLGSPWVAAISSFLLFAVGALIALAPWFFGGGPFAIILSIVLTALGGLAVGAYIGISSGNSVSRAAMRQLLIILLASAVTYSAGQIFGTVI
- a CDS encoding oligosaccharide flippase family protein, which produces MRQKLVQAYQSPFLRQNAVFFVGSMVVAALNYLYYPVLARLLSTEAFGELQVLVSVVTQAAILLQVFSLVATNIVVNEKHKDATNAVLSELQKLSLWMGVVFAAAVAALAPVLQAALKFESGLPFVVIGLIFLASIPPTFTGAYLRAKKDFKSASQTQALGSVAKLVFSAALVFIGFQALGAVVGLLIAQIVTAVYTAHRARNLGYRFMKGKGRGVDISLVRPHIKYAIFVLITSLITTGMVTIDSIAVKYFLSPTEAGLYGGISTIARIIYFLTGSIGLVLLSSVKLEQLPAKNVSLLLRSFALTLGLGGSALLVFALFPSFIIHLLMGPRYDEYAHYLPLLAAAILAISLSQLLTQYHIALRHFVVAVPVVLGALVMAVALLVHHQSIEAIIQSLAIGSATLLGGLLLWTASRALPRA
- a CDS encoding Fic family protein, whose product is MKTYQSGVLRRANADTGYEYQYFLPSFIPTKYQPRDPTLARLLEEATHSLGELNAYARFVPDIDFFIRMHETKEATASNKIEGTKTNIGEAVMREEDIAPERRDDWREVQNYIKAMGYAIVQLDEMPLIMRLLGETHKILLSGVRGAGKQPGTTRQSQNWIGGATLKDARFVPPHHYHVPELLSDLEKFLNKDNLNMPLLMKAGIAHYQFETIHPYLDGNGRLGRLLIILYLMQQGMLDKPVLYLSQFFEAHRQEYYEALNIVRTHSDLEQWLKFFFVGVSETAKGAVATLQAVMQLRAEDNVKVLGLGRRAKRASDLVERLYKDPIISVNQAAQLLNVTPQAANALVRELVRIGILSEITGTQRNRLFAYQAYLALFADNK
- a CDS encoding glycoside hydrolase family 16 protein, giving the protein MSDKLYLWEGGVEKPLKFEGMTFGGFMLPLKLEKAFDSSNVGSTEAAVLYDWGTPVGGDEFNGGSLGSDWTAYSGFGYQGQGTFDPDNVFLTGNTLDILGDPNGNSGGIISTSSRQYGRWEARLRVLMGTPNYHPVLMLWPASGDWPDDGQIEWLETNGDGGPQNVRFRLHYGPTDFIQQSSQSVDIGQYHNYAVEWTPTEIRGYIDGAQSFIATDTSRFPPGPMRMAIRLDWYGNTDGAAWIKVDWIRVYN